The following coding sequences lie in one Rutidosis leptorrhynchoides isolate AG116_Rl617_1_P2 chromosome 4, CSIRO_AGI_Rlap_v1, whole genome shotgun sequence genomic window:
- the LOC139842361 gene encoding uncharacterized protein yields the protein MVLRVQKVQLVANQFSGSFEAHDPSMQKYLQLLKETAAQFEHFELAQVPRSQNKKADALSKLAALTFSHFQKQVWVEELPSKSIESDLMVASVTEEQPNWMEPILKYIRSNILPEDSREARSVRERAPMYIIQDDILYRKLYCGPMMRCVGPIEAEMIVEEVHNGTCALHSGSYKLADMEGRTLPNAWHAVLLKRYYA from the exons ATGGTGCTTCGTGtgcagaaggtgcag ttagtagcgaatcagtttagcgGATCTTTTGAAGCACATGATCCTTCTATGCAAAAGTACTTGCAGCTATTAAAGGAAACTGCAGCGCAGTTTGAGCATTTTGAACTTGCGCAGGTGCCAAGAAGTCAAAACAAGAAAGCGGATGCTTTGAGCAAATTAGCCGCTTTAACTTTTTCGCATTTTCAAAAGCAAGTATGGGTCGAAGAATTACCAAGTAAGTCTATAGAAAGTGACTTGATGGTCGCATCTGTTACAGAAGAACAGCCAAACTGGATGGAGCCAATCCTAAAATATATCCGCAGTAATATCTTGCCAGAGGATAGTCGCGAAGCTCGTTCAGTGCGAGAGCGGGCGCCAATGTATATCATTcaagatgatatcttatatcgcAAATTATACTGCGGACCAATGATGCGATGTGTTGGCCCAATCGAGGCAGAAATGATTGTAGAAGAAGTGCATAAcggtacttgtgcactgcattcag GATCATATAAGCTCGCAGATATGGAAGGGCGAACTTTACCTAATGCATGGCATGCTGTtttgttaaagcgatattatgcatag